A stretch of Paracoccus sp. MA DNA encodes these proteins:
- a CDS encoding penicillin-binding protein activator, with amino-acid sequence MTVLKTIRGAFDLRRPLARVGAVLAAVTLAACQPIEMGASGPQTGQSIDPSQPVPVALLVPGGTGSADLDWLARSLTNSAKMAAADARGATIDLRIYNAGSEPGTAVAMANQAVAEGAKIILGPLFADSANAVGNAMAPQGVNVLSFSNNTDIAGGNVFVLGNTFDNVADRLVKYGVRNGKRRILMVAEDDTAGQVGAHAIQRAIQRNGATLVGTAVHPLSKQGIDGIVPNVAQAALSGNVDAVFLTANQGAVLPYLTDRLADAGVTSASVQMMGLTRWDQPSARLQLRGVQGGWFAIPDTTLKAQFDQRYRAAHGETPHELGSLAYDGVAAIAALVRAGKRNALTTSGLTQSAGFAGVSGAFRLKRDGTNERALAVATVRGNQVVVLDPAPRSFGGFGF; translated from the coding sequence ATGACCGTCCTGAAAACGATCCGCGGCGCCTTCGACCTGCGCCGTCCGCTGGCGCGCGTCGGAGCTGTCCTTGCCGCCGTGACGCTTGCCGCCTGCCAGCCCATCGAGATGGGGGCCTCGGGCCCGCAGACCGGCCAGAGCATCGACCCGTCGCAGCCGGTGCCGGTGGCGCTGCTGGTGCCGGGGGGCACGGGCAGCGCGGATCTGGACTGGCTGGCGCGCTCCCTGACCAATTCGGCCAAGATGGCGGCCGCGGATGCGCGCGGCGCGACCATCGACCTGCGGATCTACAATGCCGGCTCGGAGCCCGGCACGGCCGTCGCCATGGCCAACCAGGCGGTGGCCGAGGGTGCCAAGATCATCCTGGGCCCGCTTTTCGCCGACAGCGCCAATGCGGTCGGCAATGCCATGGCGCCGCAGGGCGTCAACGTGCTGTCCTTCTCGAACAACACCGACATCGCCGGCGGCAATGTCTTCGTGCTGGGCAACACCTTCGACAACGTCGCCGACCGGCTGGTCAAATACGGCGTCAGGAACGGCAAGCGCCGCATCCTGATGGTGGCCGAGGACGACACTGCCGGCCAGGTCGGCGCCCACGCGATCCAGCGCGCCATCCAGCGCAACGGCGCCACCCTGGTCGGCACCGCCGTGCATCCGCTATCCAAGCAGGGCATCGACGGCATCGTGCCGAATGTCGCCCAGGCGGCGCTGTCGGGCAATGTCGACGCGGTCTTCCTGACCGCGAACCAGGGCGCGGTGCTGCCCTATCTGACCGACAGGCTGGCCGATGCCGGCGTCACCTCGGCCTCGGTGCAGATGATGGGGCTGACGCGCTGGGACCAGCCCTCGGCCCGGCTGCAGCTGCGCGGCGTGCAGGGCGGCTGGTTCGCCATTCCCGACACCACGCTCAAGGCGCAGTTCGACCAGCGTTACCGCGCCGCCCATGGCGAGACCCCGCACGAGCTGGGCTCGCTGGCCTATGACGGGGTCGCGGCCATCGCGGCGCTGGTGCGGGCGGGCAAGCGCAATGCGCTGACCACCTCGGGCCTGACGCAGAGCGCGGGCTTCGCCGGGGTCTCGGGCGCCTTCCGTCTCAAGCGGGACGGCACCAACGAACGCGCCCTGGCGGTGGCCACGGTGCGGGGCAACCAGGTGGTGGTGCTGGATCC